The Hyphomicrobiales bacterium genome has a window encoding:
- a CDS encoding DNA polymerase Y family protein, with amino-acid sequence MIPASGAPAERPHGLIEMQGNALRLVDCDQRAVDLGLTRGMTLADARARIPDLVAQEAEPQADREFLEALAGFCDRFTPLVALDEPHGLMLDITGCAHLFGGEAGLGMLAGRSMQRIGLRRLRAAIAGTPDAARACARHGRGGIIPPGQEEALLRPLPVAALDTDAETVIALSRAGLKTLDHLAERPSETLSARFGEALAVKLRRILGQEDRRITPLRPPPDCVVERHFAEPFADTVSLEAVVVRLIGEAARVLEARGQGGRVFEIGFFRSDGAVRRLAIETGRPSRDSAALLRLYRERIETLADPLDPGFGFDAIKLAVPLCEPLDTPQHSLDGRAVEQEAVADLVDRLVTRFGRDRVLRFAAQDTHHPVRAAKALSAAAPLPEVAWSAPEPQEPPARPLQLFEPPQPVEAIAEVPDGPPIRFRWRRLTHDVARAEGPERIAPEWWRDGSDEPMRDYYRVEDAQGRRFWLYRAGFYEADSAPPRWFLHGLFA; translated from the coding sequence GTGATTCCGGCCTCCGGCGCGCCGGCTGAGAGGCCGCATGGGCTGATCGAGATGCAGGGCAATGCGCTGCGCCTCGTCGATTGCGACCAGCGCGCCGTCGATCTCGGCCTGACGCGCGGGATGACGCTGGCCGATGCCCGCGCCCGCATTCCCGATCTCGTCGCGCAGGAGGCCGAGCCGCAGGCAGATCGCGAATTCCTCGAAGCGCTCGCCGGGTTCTGCGACCGTTTCACCCCACTGGTCGCGCTCGACGAGCCCCATGGCCTGATGCTCGACATCACCGGCTGTGCCCATCTTTTCGGCGGCGAGGCGGGGCTTGGGATGCTGGCTGGGCGCTCCATGCAGCGCATCGGCCTGAGGCGCCTGAGAGCCGCCATCGCCGGCACGCCTGACGCCGCCCGCGCCTGCGCCCGTCATGGCCGCGGCGGCATCATCCCACCGGGGCAGGAGGAAGCGCTGTTGCGTCCGCTGCCGGTCGCCGCGCTGGACACCGATGCCGAGACCGTGATCGCGCTCTCCCGCGCCGGCCTCAAGACGCTCGATCATCTCGCGGAGCGCCCCTCGGAGACGCTTTCGGCGCGTTTCGGGGAGGCGCTGGCGGTCAAGCTCCGGCGCATCCTCGGCCAGGAGGACCGGCGCATCACGCCGCTGCGCCCGCCGCCGGACTGCGTGGTCGAGCGCCATTTCGCCGAACCATTCGCCGACACAGTGAGCCTCGAGGCGGTGGTCGTCCGGCTGATCGGGGAGGCGGCCCGCGTGCTGGAGGCGCGCGGGCAAGGCGGGCGCGTCTTCGAGATCGGCTTCTTCCGCAGTGACGGTGCCGTGCGGCGCCTCGCCATCGAGACTGGCAGGCCCTCGCGCGACTCTGCGGCGCTACTCCGGCTCTATCGCGAGCGCATCGAGACCCTGGCCGATCCGCTCGATCCCGGCTTCGGCTTCGACGCGATCAAGCTCGCCGTACCGCTTTGCGAGCCGCTCGACACGCCCCAGCACAGCCTCGACGGCCGCGCGGTCGAGCAGGAGGCGGTGGCGGATCTGGTCGATCGGCTCGTCACCCGCTTCGGCCGCGACCGGGTACTGCGCTTCGCAGCGCAGGACACGCATCACCCCGTCCGCGCCGCCAAGGCGCTCTCGGCCGCCGCGCCGCTGCCGGAGGTGGCATGGTCTGCACCCGAGCCGCAGGAACCGCCAGCCCGCCCGCTCCAGCTCTTCGAGCCGCCGCAGCCGGTCGAGGCCATCGCGGAAGTGCCTGATGGACCGCCGATCCGCTTCCGCTGGCGCCGCCTCACCCATGACGTCGCTCGCGCCGAAGGCCCCGAGCGCATCGCACCTGAATGGTGGCGCGACGGCAGCGACGAGCCAATGCGCGACTATTACCGGGTCGAGGATGCGCAAGGGCGCCGCTTCTGGCTCTATCGGGCCGGTTTCTACGAAGCCGATAGCGCTCCGCCGCGCTGGTTCCTACACGGGCTCTTCGCATGA
- a CDS encoding Cardiolipin synthetase: MWGILQAYWPHILAVISIVTATITSAHAVMTKDEVRAAIGWVGVIILSPIIGPLLYAIAGVNRIRRASLLAQRAGHGKAGTRIHASNKAVGARFGQRFAALKTLGDRVVHHPLTTGNRIETLRTGDEAYGAMLVAIAAAERSIILESYIFDRDPIGLRIADALIAAHRRGVAVRVLIDAVGARYSVPSIAGHLREGGVAVDVFNGNIIMGLRLPYANLRTHRKIIVVDGTVAFMGGMNIRQGFTREFAGESFAHDTHFRLTGPVIADLFTVAAEDWRFASGEALTGPAWEIPPSTSGEFPALVRAVPSGPDSYLETNHKLLMGALSVARRSVRIMSPYFLPDQELISAIVTAGRRGVDIDIVVPSVNNLVLVDRAMTAQFDQLLKNYCRIWRSTGPFDHSKLFVVDGCWAYVGSSNLDPRSLRLNFEIDIEVLDHEFAGGIAARVEAVMAQATPVTLAGLRARPYVMRLMDRLIWLGSPYL, encoded by the coding sequence ATGTGGGGGATTCTCCAAGCCTATTGGCCGCATATCCTCGCCGTCATCTCGATCGTGACGGCGACGATCACCAGCGCCCATGCGGTGATGACGAAGGACGAGGTGCGCGCCGCGATCGGCTGGGTCGGCGTCATCATCCTGTCGCCGATCATCGGGCCGCTGCTCTACGCCATCGCCGGCGTGAACCGCATCCGCCGCGCCTCGCTGCTCGCGCAGCGCGCCGGCCATGGCAAGGCGGGAACGCGGATCCACGCCAGCAACAAGGCGGTCGGCGCGCGGTTCGGGCAGCGCTTCGCGGCCCTCAAGACGCTGGGCGACCGCGTCGTCCACCACCCCCTGACCACCGGAAACCGCATCGAGACGCTGCGGACCGGGGACGAGGCCTATGGCGCCATGCTCGTCGCCATCGCGGCGGCGGAGCGCAGCATCATTCTCGAAAGCTACATCTTCGATCGCGACCCGATCGGACTGCGCATCGCCGACGCGCTGATCGCCGCTCATCGCCGCGGCGTTGCGGTGCGGGTGCTGATCGATGCGGTCGGCGCCCGCTATTCGGTGCCCAGCATCGCCGGCCATCTGCGCGAGGGCGGCGTCGCCGTCGACGTGTTCAACGGCAACATCATCATGGGCCTGAGGCTGCCCTACGCCAATCTGCGGACGCACCGGAAGATCATCGTCGTCGACGGAACGGTCGCCTTCATGGGCGGCATGAACATCCGCCAGGGCTTCACCCGCGAGTTCGCCGGCGAAAGCTTCGCCCACGATACGCATTTCCGCCTGACCGGCCCCGTCATCGCCGATCTCTTCACGGTCGCGGCCGAAGACTGGCGCTTCGCCTCGGGGGAGGCGCTCACGGGCCCGGCCTGGGAGATTCCTCCCTCGACCTCCGGCGAGTTTCCGGCTCTGGTGCGCGCCGTTCCCTCGGGGCCGGACAGCTATCTGGAGACCAATCACAAGCTCTTGATGGGTGCGCTCTCCGTCGCGCGGCGCTCGGTCAGGATCATGTCGCCCTATTTCCTGCCGGACCAGGAACTGATCAGCGCCATCGTCACGGCCGGACGGCGCGGCGTGGACATCGACATCGTCGTGCCCTCCGTCAACAATCTGGTGCTGGTCGACCGGGCGATGACCGCGCAATTCGACCAGCTTCTGAAGAATTATTGCCGCATCTGGCGCTCGACCGGGCCGTTCGACCACTCCAAGCTCTTCGTCGTCGACGGTTGCTGGGCCTATGTCGGCTCCTCCAATCTCGATCCGCGCTCGCTGCGCCTCAACTTCGAGATCGACATCGAGGTGCTCGACCATGAATTCGCCGGCGGAATCGCGGCGCGCGTCGAGGCGGTGATGGCGCAGGCGACGCCGGTCACGCTTGCCGGCCTGCGCGCACGGCCCTATGTCATGCGTCTGATGGACAGGCTGATCTGGCTCGGCTCGCCCTATCTTTAG
- a CDS encoding conserved hypothetical protein (Evidence 4 : Unknown function but conserved in other organisms) translates to MTAAAAPTLSDLLRSHAEMALRSSPALGRRIGLGVASLDETLNGGLARAALHEIYAAEVADLSAATGFALGLALRAGQAEEKAAERPILWARQDFVDAEAGRLHAPGLNELGLDPSRLLLVRARDGEGVLRAGAEAARCPALGAVLIEPWGEARSFDLTASRRLALAAEGSGVPVLLLRVAAAQAPSAARTRWQVRALASRALEANAPGAPAFSLRLLRQRGGAAEREWRVEWDRDRRSFAERSLFDRSDRLASHTDHAAPLSRPLVPLPGDGQVAADGRDSGLRRAG, encoded by the coding sequence ATGACCGCAGCCGCCGCCCCGACCCTATCCGATCTGCTCCGCAGCCACGCCGAGATGGCCTTGCGGAGCAGCCCGGCCTTGGGCCGGCGGATCGGCTTGGGAGTGGCCTCACTGGACGAGACGCTGAATGGCGGCCTGGCACGCGCGGCGCTACATGAGATCTATGCCGCCGAGGTTGCCGATCTTTCCGCCGCGACCGGCTTTGCGCTGGGGCTCGCCCTGCGGGCAGGGCAGGCGGAGGAAAAGGCCGCCGAACGGCCGATCCTCTGGGCACGGCAAGATTTCGTCGATGCCGAGGCCGGGCGGCTGCATGCGCCGGGCCTGAACGAGCTCGGCCTCGACCCGTCTCGCCTCCTGCTGGTGCGGGCGCGCGACGGCGAGGGCGTGCTGCGGGCCGGCGCCGAGGCGGCGCGCTGCCCGGCGCTGGGCGCCGTGCTGATCGAGCCCTGGGGCGAGGCGCGCTCCTTCGATCTGACGGCGAGCCGTCGTCTCGCCCTGGCGGCGGAAGGCTCGGGCGTGCCGGTCCTGCTGCTGCGCGTCGCGGCGGCGCAGGCGCCGAGCGCGGCCCGCACGCGCTGGCAGGTCCGGGCGCTCGCCTCGCGGGCGTTGGAGGCGAATGCCCCGGGCGCCCCGGCCTTTTCCCTGAGATTGCTGCGCCAACGCGGCGGTGCGGCGGAGCGTGAGTGGCGTGTGGAGTGGGACCGTGACCGACGATCTTTCGCGGAACGCAGCCTTTTTGACCGATCCGACAGACTGGCTTCCCATACAGACCATGCCGCGCCGCTATCTCGCCCTCTGGTTCCCCTTCCTGGCGACGGACAGGTTGCGGCGGACGGGCGTGATTCCGGCCTCCGGCGCGCCGGCTGA